The Strix aluco isolate bStrAlu1 chromosome 1, bStrAlu1.hap1, whole genome shotgun sequence genome has a window encoding:
- the LOC141923529 gene encoding uncharacterized protein LOC141923529: MLEEIGNIMSGFILQAPEVLINPYVSSLILFINAIRLLWAVWSSLGFWCKRKQILGERIPKCALRRPVPGWQGEWKDLGRFLGRLSPPVAWDLTPEQASNPAKLTQHLIEGCLVYPDENQQLLALYWGLAYAYRAAVQCSQRTVVETGTQTKTITAEIAPVVKKKQWTRRTTGPYPRLIRDEKEEEEAGPSAKGSEEGITELKQEAETTRSLTSSELRDLRKDYSRQPGERIAAWLLRCWDNGADAQQLEGLLRVKEQQVPIAMRTVHRRQYRTNRDSLAPIQELIRHLTSKEEDNIQLTVLLAATESP; encoded by the exons atgctggaagaaattgggaacatcatgagtggttttattctgcaagctcccgaagtacttattaatccttatgttagctctttgatactgttcattaatgctattcgcctattgtgggctgtgtggagctcgttaggtttttggtgtaagagaaagcaaattttgggtgagagaataccaaaatgtgccctgaggcggcctgtccctgggtggcagggggagtggaaggatttgggcagattcctaggacggttatcacctcctgtagcctgggatcttacccctgaacaggcaagcaaccccgcaaaactgacacaacacctgatagaagggtgccttgtctatcccgatgaaaatcagcaactcctagcgctgtactggggcctggcctatgcttatcgagctgcagttcagtgctctcaaaggactgtggtggaaacgggaactcaaacaaaaacaataacagcagagattgccccagtagtaaaaaagaaacagtggacaaggagaacaacaggtccataccctcgattaataagggacgaaaaagaggaggaagaagcgggtccttcagcaaaggggtcagaagagggaataacagaactcaaacaggaggcagaaactacccggtccctgacatcatcagaactgcgagatctgcggaaagactatagccgccagccgggtgagcggattgctgcctggctgcttcgatgctgggataatggggctgatgctcagcagctggaag gactgttgcgagttaaagaacaacaggtgccaattgccatgaggaccgtgcaccgacggcagtatcgcacgaaccgagactctctggctcccatccaagaact